One segment of Solanum lycopersicum chromosome 1, SLM_r2.1 DNA contains the following:
- the LOC101267743 gene encoding YTH domain-containing protein ECT1 isoform X3 — MAGEKIIEKPEAVAPGLKSDPSNKLIEKDLVSKKDGKAADSVASLGAVTSIKCENDQPPAAEQGYNGTYNQLDEQAYFNAGVQSDNGSLLYYMPGYNPYSAGFVGGDGKQPYPSSGYLQQPVSYGSDSMPCYTWGSPYCADITNSAAPKSGNVKSTFGRNGSVKSNGFNSTKTNSSFSSKNSTVLFNPKSRPATAMSNPPKSFHQAQPFNPVNKFQSDVQSGGLMKGFHLVGDYPSYTSQNQGFFMPYDPINCQTNSRMWNGNYRAKPRGNFTRNGVFEATNELPRGPRANGRSVPSKPSAEEDQLVPAVQREKYNKEDFKTQYDNAKFYIIKSYSEDDIHKCVKYDVWSSTPNGNKKLDTAFVESEAKASGTGSSCPVFLFFSVNGSGQFLGVAEMVGQVDFNRNMDFWQLDKWSGFFPLKWHIVKDVPNTQFRHIILENNDNRPVTYSRDTQEIGLKEGLEMLNILKNYSEKTSILDDFNFYEKREKVLKAKRSSKPVIQADAYEKADSLKQFKGGDKVLEEELKTNSTDPTAPLVSLTKNLSINSRPFKSSV; from the exons CTGAAGCTGTTGCTCCGGGACTGAAATCTGATCCCTCTAACAAACTGATTGAGAAGGATTTG GTTTCAAAAAAAGATGGAAAAGCTGCTGACTCGGTGGCTTCTTTGGGAGCTGTGACCAGCATCAAGTGTGAAAATGATCAACCACCTGCTGCAGAGCAAG GATATAATGGGACTTATAATCAGTTAGATGAGCAGGCTTACTTTAATGCG GGTGTTCAATCAGACAATGGTTCCCTTCTCTACTATATGCCTGGCTATAATCCTTACAGTGCTGGATTTGTGGGAGGCGATGGGAAGCAGCCCTATCCTTCGTCCGGATATCTCCAGCAACCTGTCTCATATGGTTCAGATTCCATGCCATGTTATACATGGGGCTCGCCATACTGTGCTGATATCACCAATAGTGCTGCTCCAAAATCCGGGAACGTTAAATCAACTTTTGGACGAAATGGTTCAGTCAAGTCGAATGGTTTTAATTCCACAAAAACAAATAGTTCTTTCTCAAGCAAAAACTCGACCGTACTCTTTAACCCAAAGAGTCGACCAGCTACTGCCATGTCAAATCCTCCAAAGTCTTTCCATCAAGCTCAGCCTTTTAATCCAGTGAACAAG TTTCAGTCCGATGTCCAGTCTGGAGGCCTGATGAAGGGGTTTCATCTGGTTGGGGACTACCCATCATACACGAGTCAGAATCAAGGTTTTTTCATGCCTTATGATCCCATCAACTGTCAAACAAACAGTAGAATGTGGAATGGAAACTACAGAGCTAAACCACGGGGAAATTTCACCAGAAATGGTGTGTTTGAGGCAACTAATGAGTTACCTCGTGGTCCCCGTGCCAACGGTAGAAGTGTCCCTTCAAAACCATCTGCTGAGGAGGATCAGCTTGTGCCAGCTGTTCAGAGGGAGAAGTATAACAAGGAGGATTTTAAGACTCAGTATGACAATGCAAAATTTTACATTATCAAGTCATACAGTGAAGATGATATCCACAAGTGTGTCAAATATGATGTGTGGTCAAGTACTCCAAATGGAAACAAGAAATTGGACACTGCCTTTGTTGAATCTGAGGCTAAAGCAAGTGGAACTGGTTCAAGCTGTCCAGTGTTCCTCTTCTTTTCT GTAAATGGAAGTGGACAGTTTTTAGGTGTAGCTGAGATGGTTGGGCAGGTTGACTTCAACAGAAACATGGACTTTTGGCAGCTTGATAAGTGGAGTGGGTTCTTCCCACTGAAGTGGCACATAGTTAAAGATGTACCAAATACACAGTTCAGGCACATCATCCTTGAAAACAATGATAATAGACCTGTAACCTATAGCAGAGATACACAGGAG ATTGGATTGAAGGAAGGTTTGGAAATGCTTAACATACTTAAGAATTACTCAGAGAAGACATCTATATTGGATGATTTCAATTTCTATGAGAAGCGTGAGAAAGTGCTCAAGGCTAAAAGGAGTTCAAAACCAGTTATTCAAGCTGATGCATACGAGAAAGCTGATTCTCTT AAGCAATTCAAAGGAGGAGACAAGGTACTCGAGGAGGAGCTGAAGACCAACTCTACTGATCCAACTGCACCTTTGGTTTCTCTCACCAAAAACCTATCGATTAATTCAAGGCCATTCAAAAGTAGTGTCTGA
- the LOC101268033 gene encoding uncharacterized protein, whose protein sequence is MSNDQLQPLISETNKHSLDQRPESPQRPSKLPKVNDDGGNDVVEGEEQKESVTRTMNPNPRLQRYLLAIEYIGTRFAGAQQQPNCRTVVGVLQEAFQKFIGQPVSVFCSSRTDAGVHALSNVCHVDVERISKRKPGDVLPPHEPLVVKRAVNHFLQKNAGDIMVIDVRCVPDDFHARYKAQERTYFYRLLSGPEPVSSFERDRAWHVPENLDLLAMQKACNILIGRHDFSSFRAAACQANSPIRTLDELNVIEVVSTPFFPSISERLKSSSVMEDPTVYLGSDTNHSQISFNTNEGKLEGSNGEACQEFGLRRRHRCFVVTARARSFLYHQVRLLVGVLKSVGAGDLTDPDVKRILEAKSIAAAPPMAPACGLYLGHVKYDLPPENNQS, encoded by the exons ATGTCAAACGATCAATTACAGCCGTTGATCTCGGAGACTAATAAACACTCGCTCGATCAACGGCCGGAATCTCCCCAACGGCCGTCGAAACTGCCCAAGGTAAACGACGACGGCGGCAACGACGTTGTTGAAGGAGAAGAGCAGAAAGAGTCAGTTACTAGAACAATGAATCCTAATCCTAGGCTACAGCGGTACCTGCTAGCAATTGAGTACATAGGAACTCGCTTCGCCGGTGCTCAGCAACAACCTAATTGCAGAACTGTAGTCGGTGTTCTTCAg GAAGCCTTCCAGAAGTTCATTGGACAGCCAGTATCAGTATTTTGCTCGAGTCGAACT GATGCTGGAGTACATGCTTTATCAAATGTTTGCCATGTAGATGTTGAAAGGATAAGCAAAAGGAAACCTGGTGATGTG TTACCTCCTCATGAACCTCTGGTGGTAAAAAGAGCTGTGAACCACTTTTTACAG AAGAACGCGGGTGATATAATGGTTATTGACGTTCGGTGTGTTCCAGACGATTTTCATGCCAGATACAAAGCTCAAGAACGCAC GTACTTCTACCGATTGTTATCTGGACCGGAGCCAGTATCTAGCTTTGAGAGGGACCGGGCTTGGCATGTGCCTGAGAATCTGGATCTTCTTGCCATGCAG AAAGCATGTAACATTCTTATTGGACGTCATGACTTCAGTTCTTTCAGAGCAGCTGCTTGTCAG GCCAACTCACCCATCAGAACTCTGGATGAACTTAATGTTATTGAGGTCGTTTCAACTCCTTTTTTTCCGTCAATCTCAGAGAGACTAAAGAGCAGTAGTGTCATGGAGGATCCAACTGTATACTTGGGTTCAGACACCAACCACTCCCAAATCTCTTTTAACACCAATGAAGGAAAGTTGGAAGGTTCAAACGGTGAGGCTTGTCAAGAATTTGGCCTTAGAAGAAGACACCGTTGCTTCGTGGTAACCGCAAGGGCACGATCTTTTCTTTACCATCAG GTTAGGCTGCTTGTTGGAGTCCTTAAGTCAGTTGGGGCTGGTGATCTGACAGATCCAGATG TAAAACGCATCCTTGAAGCAAAATCCATTGCTGCAGCACCCCCGATGGCTCCTGCTTGTGGTCTTTATCTTGGACATGTCAAATATGATTTGCCTCCCGAGAATAATCAAAGCTAA
- the LOC104645138 gene encoding agamous-like MADS-box protein AGL19, with protein sequence MGRAKLKMELISKEKSRNATFKKRKEGLLKKLYEFTTLCNVNGLMIMYGPKQGNGSECRPEIWTNSSGSSSSTNSKSLQQQQEEIENLIDEYKKENSLQSGSSKTFGLSDYFVDRNKRVEEEFIKLRKMNMEKKYPCWLEFMDQLSEFKLRDFLTLLDDRVENVKARIHLLKGNFSGLMGGEMIDLGGGNQWTHYNDNVMVQGGGMEYGDYNQLQAPIYHQEMRMVMMNENDWPQYNNGASSSSSAGNGSNNMMCALMKYETMMPSNNHLAYSPYVAPTILQQTPCMMMPQHSWRDNDRDDKAKFSPYMTK encoded by the coding sequence ATGGGTCGTGCGAAATTGAAGATGGAATTAATAAGCAAGGAGAAATCAAGGAATGCAACGtttaagaaaaggaaagaaggtTTATTGAAAAAGTTGTATGAATTCACTACACTTTGCAATGTGAATGGCCTTATGATAATGTATGGACCAAAACAAGGGAATGGATCAGAGTGTAGGCCTGAGATTTGGACAAATAGTAGTGGAAGTAGTAGTAGTACAAATAGTAAAAgcttacaacaacaacaagaagagaTTGAGAATTTAATCGATGAGTATAAAAAGGAGAATAGTTTGCAATCTGGTAGTAGTAAAACCTTTGGATTGTCTGATTATTTCGTTGATCGAAACAAGAGGGTTGAGGAAGAGTTTATCAAGTTGAGAAAGATGAATATGGAGAAAAAATATCCATGTTGGCTAGAGTTTATGGATCAGTTATCTGAGTTTAAGTTGAGGGATTTTTTAACTTTGTTGGATGACAGAGTTGAAAATGTCAAGGCTAGGATTCATTTGCTTAAAGGGAATTTTAGTGGTTTGATGGGAGGAGAAATGATTGATTTGGGAGGAGGAAACCAATGGACTCATTACAATGACAATGTTATGGTCCAAGGAGGGGGGATGGAATATGGAGATTATAATCAATTGCAAGCTccaatatatcatcaagaaATGAGGATGGTGATGATGAATGAGAATGATTGGCCACAGTATAATAATGGTGCATCGTCGTCGTCCTCCGCGGGGAATGGGAGCAACAATATGATGTGTgcattgatgaaatatgaaacTATGATGCCAAGTAATAATCACTTGGCATACTCACCCTATGTAGCTCCAACAATTCTGCAGCAAACTCCATGCATGATGATGCCACAGCATTCTTGGAGAGACAACGACAGAGATGACAAAGCTAAATTTTCACCTTATATGACCAAGTAA
- the LOC101267743 gene encoding YTH domain-containing protein ECT1 isoform X1, translating to MAGEKIIEKPEAVAPGLKSDPSNKLIEKDLVSKKDGKAADSVASLGAVTSIKCENDQPPAAEQGAYYPPTSYCDYYYPGYNGTYNQLDEQAYFNAGVQSDNGSLLYYMPGYNPYSAGFVGGDGKQPYPSSGYLQQPVSYGSDSMPCYTWGSPYCADITNSAAPKSGNVKSTFGRNGSVKSNGFNSTKTNSSFSSKNSTVLFNPKSRPATAMSNPPKSFHQAQPFNPVNKFQSDVQSGGLMKGFHLVGDYPSYTSQNQGFFMPYDPINCQTNSRMWNGNYRAKPRGNFTRNGVFEATNELPRGPRANGRSVPSKPSAEEDQLVPAVQREKYNKEDFKTQYDNAKFYIIKSYSEDDIHKCVKYDVWSSTPNGNKKLDTAFVESEAKASGTGSSCPVFLFFSVNGSGQFLGVAEMVGQVDFNRNMDFWQLDKWSGFFPLKWHIVKDVPNTQFRHIILENNDNRPVTYSRDTQEIGLKEGLEMLNILKNYSEKTSILDDFNFYEKREKVLKAKRSSKPVIQADAYEKADSLKQFKGGDKVLEEELKTNSTDPTAPLVSLTKNLSINSRPFKSSV from the exons CTGAAGCTGTTGCTCCGGGACTGAAATCTGATCCCTCTAACAAACTGATTGAGAAGGATTTG GTTTCAAAAAAAGATGGAAAAGCTGCTGACTCGGTGGCTTCTTTGGGAGCTGTGACCAGCATCAAGTGTGAAAATGATCAACCACCTGCTGCAGAGCAAGGTGCTTATTATCCACCTACTAGCTATTGCGATTACTACTATCCAG GATATAATGGGACTTATAATCAGTTAGATGAGCAGGCTTACTTTAATGCG GGTGTTCAATCAGACAATGGTTCCCTTCTCTACTATATGCCTGGCTATAATCCTTACAGTGCTGGATTTGTGGGAGGCGATGGGAAGCAGCCCTATCCTTCGTCCGGATATCTCCAGCAACCTGTCTCATATGGTTCAGATTCCATGCCATGTTATACATGGGGCTCGCCATACTGTGCTGATATCACCAATAGTGCTGCTCCAAAATCCGGGAACGTTAAATCAACTTTTGGACGAAATGGTTCAGTCAAGTCGAATGGTTTTAATTCCACAAAAACAAATAGTTCTTTCTCAAGCAAAAACTCGACCGTACTCTTTAACCCAAAGAGTCGACCAGCTACTGCCATGTCAAATCCTCCAAAGTCTTTCCATCAAGCTCAGCCTTTTAATCCAGTGAACAAG TTTCAGTCCGATGTCCAGTCTGGAGGCCTGATGAAGGGGTTTCATCTGGTTGGGGACTACCCATCATACACGAGTCAGAATCAAGGTTTTTTCATGCCTTATGATCCCATCAACTGTCAAACAAACAGTAGAATGTGGAATGGAAACTACAGAGCTAAACCACGGGGAAATTTCACCAGAAATGGTGTGTTTGAGGCAACTAATGAGTTACCTCGTGGTCCCCGTGCCAACGGTAGAAGTGTCCCTTCAAAACCATCTGCTGAGGAGGATCAGCTTGTGCCAGCTGTTCAGAGGGAGAAGTATAACAAGGAGGATTTTAAGACTCAGTATGACAATGCAAAATTTTACATTATCAAGTCATACAGTGAAGATGATATCCACAAGTGTGTCAAATATGATGTGTGGTCAAGTACTCCAAATGGAAACAAGAAATTGGACACTGCCTTTGTTGAATCTGAGGCTAAAGCAAGTGGAACTGGTTCAAGCTGTCCAGTGTTCCTCTTCTTTTCT GTAAATGGAAGTGGACAGTTTTTAGGTGTAGCTGAGATGGTTGGGCAGGTTGACTTCAACAGAAACATGGACTTTTGGCAGCTTGATAAGTGGAGTGGGTTCTTCCCACTGAAGTGGCACATAGTTAAAGATGTACCAAATACACAGTTCAGGCACATCATCCTTGAAAACAATGATAATAGACCTGTAACCTATAGCAGAGATACACAGGAG ATTGGATTGAAGGAAGGTTTGGAAATGCTTAACATACTTAAGAATTACTCAGAGAAGACATCTATATTGGATGATTTCAATTTCTATGAGAAGCGTGAGAAAGTGCTCAAGGCTAAAAGGAGTTCAAAACCAGTTATTCAAGCTGATGCATACGAGAAAGCTGATTCTCTT AAGCAATTCAAAGGAGGAGACAAGGTACTCGAGGAGGAGCTGAAGACCAACTCTACTGATCCAACTGCACCTTTGGTTTCTCTCACCAAAAACCTATCGATTAATTCAAGGCCATTCAAAAGTAGTGTCTGA
- the LOC101267743 gene encoding YTH domain-containing protein ECT1 isoform X4, with the protein MAAEAVAPGLKSDPSNKLIEKDLVSKKDGKAADSVASLGAVTSIKCENDQPPAAEQGYNGTYNQLDEQAYFNAGVQSDNGSLLYYMPGYNPYSAGFVGGDGKQPYPSSGYLQQPVSYGSDSMPCYTWGSPYCADITNSAAPKSGNVKSTFGRNGSVKSNGFNSTKTNSSFSSKNSTVLFNPKSRPATAMSNPPKSFHQAQPFNPVNKFQSDVQSGGLMKGFHLVGDYPSYTSQNQGFFMPYDPINCQTNSRMWNGNYRAKPRGNFTRNGVFEATNELPRGPRANGRSVPSKPSAEEDQLVPAVQREKYNKEDFKTQYDNAKFYIIKSYSEDDIHKCVKYDVWSSTPNGNKKLDTAFVESEAKASGTGSSCPVFLFFSVNGSGQFLGVAEMVGQVDFNRNMDFWQLDKWSGFFPLKWHIVKDVPNTQFRHIILENNDNRPVTYSRDTQEIGLKEGLEMLNILKNYSEKTSILDDFNFYEKREKVLKAKRSSKPVIQADAYEKADSLKQFKGGDKVLEEELKTNSTDPTAPLVSLTKNLSINSRPFKSSV; encoded by the exons CTGAAGCTGTTGCTCCGGGACTGAAATCTGATCCCTCTAACAAACTGATTGAGAAGGATTTG GTTTCAAAAAAAGATGGAAAAGCTGCTGACTCGGTGGCTTCTTTGGGAGCTGTGACCAGCATCAAGTGTGAAAATGATCAACCACCTGCTGCAGAGCAAG GATATAATGGGACTTATAATCAGTTAGATGAGCAGGCTTACTTTAATGCG GGTGTTCAATCAGACAATGGTTCCCTTCTCTACTATATGCCTGGCTATAATCCTTACAGTGCTGGATTTGTGGGAGGCGATGGGAAGCAGCCCTATCCTTCGTCCGGATATCTCCAGCAACCTGTCTCATATGGTTCAGATTCCATGCCATGTTATACATGGGGCTCGCCATACTGTGCTGATATCACCAATAGTGCTGCTCCAAAATCCGGGAACGTTAAATCAACTTTTGGACGAAATGGTTCAGTCAAGTCGAATGGTTTTAATTCCACAAAAACAAATAGTTCTTTCTCAAGCAAAAACTCGACCGTACTCTTTAACCCAAAGAGTCGACCAGCTACTGCCATGTCAAATCCTCCAAAGTCTTTCCATCAAGCTCAGCCTTTTAATCCAGTGAACAAG TTTCAGTCCGATGTCCAGTCTGGAGGCCTGATGAAGGGGTTTCATCTGGTTGGGGACTACCCATCATACACGAGTCAGAATCAAGGTTTTTTCATGCCTTATGATCCCATCAACTGTCAAACAAACAGTAGAATGTGGAATGGAAACTACAGAGCTAAACCACGGGGAAATTTCACCAGAAATGGTGTGTTTGAGGCAACTAATGAGTTACCTCGTGGTCCCCGTGCCAACGGTAGAAGTGTCCCTTCAAAACCATCTGCTGAGGAGGATCAGCTTGTGCCAGCTGTTCAGAGGGAGAAGTATAACAAGGAGGATTTTAAGACTCAGTATGACAATGCAAAATTTTACATTATCAAGTCATACAGTGAAGATGATATCCACAAGTGTGTCAAATATGATGTGTGGTCAAGTACTCCAAATGGAAACAAGAAATTGGACACTGCCTTTGTTGAATCTGAGGCTAAAGCAAGTGGAACTGGTTCAAGCTGTCCAGTGTTCCTCTTCTTTTCT GTAAATGGAAGTGGACAGTTTTTAGGTGTAGCTGAGATGGTTGGGCAGGTTGACTTCAACAGAAACATGGACTTTTGGCAGCTTGATAAGTGGAGTGGGTTCTTCCCACTGAAGTGGCACATAGTTAAAGATGTACCAAATACACAGTTCAGGCACATCATCCTTGAAAACAATGATAATAGACCTGTAACCTATAGCAGAGATACACAGGAG ATTGGATTGAAGGAAGGTTTGGAAATGCTTAACATACTTAAGAATTACTCAGAGAAGACATCTATATTGGATGATTTCAATTTCTATGAGAAGCGTGAGAAAGTGCTCAAGGCTAAAAGGAGTTCAAAACCAGTTATTCAAGCTGATGCATACGAGAAAGCTGATTCTCTT AAGCAATTCAAAGGAGGAGACAAGGTACTCGAGGAGGAGCTGAAGACCAACTCTACTGATCCAACTGCACCTTTGGTTTCTCTCACCAAAAACCTATCGATTAATTCAAGGCCATTCAAAAGTAGTGTCTGA
- the LOC101267743 gene encoding YTH domain-containing protein ECT1 isoform X2 codes for MAAEAVAPGLKSDPSNKLIEKDLVSKKDGKAADSVASLGAVTSIKCENDQPPAAEQGAYYPPTSYCDYYYPGYNGTYNQLDEQAYFNAGVQSDNGSLLYYMPGYNPYSAGFVGGDGKQPYPSSGYLQQPVSYGSDSMPCYTWGSPYCADITNSAAPKSGNVKSTFGRNGSVKSNGFNSTKTNSSFSSKNSTVLFNPKSRPATAMSNPPKSFHQAQPFNPVNKFQSDVQSGGLMKGFHLVGDYPSYTSQNQGFFMPYDPINCQTNSRMWNGNYRAKPRGNFTRNGVFEATNELPRGPRANGRSVPSKPSAEEDQLVPAVQREKYNKEDFKTQYDNAKFYIIKSYSEDDIHKCVKYDVWSSTPNGNKKLDTAFVESEAKASGTGSSCPVFLFFSVNGSGQFLGVAEMVGQVDFNRNMDFWQLDKWSGFFPLKWHIVKDVPNTQFRHIILENNDNRPVTYSRDTQEIGLKEGLEMLNILKNYSEKTSILDDFNFYEKREKVLKAKRSSKPVIQADAYEKADSLKQFKGGDKVLEEELKTNSTDPTAPLVSLTKNLSINSRPFKSSV; via the exons CTGAAGCTGTTGCTCCGGGACTGAAATCTGATCCCTCTAACAAACTGATTGAGAAGGATTTG GTTTCAAAAAAAGATGGAAAAGCTGCTGACTCGGTGGCTTCTTTGGGAGCTGTGACCAGCATCAAGTGTGAAAATGATCAACCACCTGCTGCAGAGCAAGGTGCTTATTATCCACCTACTAGCTATTGCGATTACTACTATCCAG GATATAATGGGACTTATAATCAGTTAGATGAGCAGGCTTACTTTAATGCG GGTGTTCAATCAGACAATGGTTCCCTTCTCTACTATATGCCTGGCTATAATCCTTACAGTGCTGGATTTGTGGGAGGCGATGGGAAGCAGCCCTATCCTTCGTCCGGATATCTCCAGCAACCTGTCTCATATGGTTCAGATTCCATGCCATGTTATACATGGGGCTCGCCATACTGTGCTGATATCACCAATAGTGCTGCTCCAAAATCCGGGAACGTTAAATCAACTTTTGGACGAAATGGTTCAGTCAAGTCGAATGGTTTTAATTCCACAAAAACAAATAGTTCTTTCTCAAGCAAAAACTCGACCGTACTCTTTAACCCAAAGAGTCGACCAGCTACTGCCATGTCAAATCCTCCAAAGTCTTTCCATCAAGCTCAGCCTTTTAATCCAGTGAACAAG TTTCAGTCCGATGTCCAGTCTGGAGGCCTGATGAAGGGGTTTCATCTGGTTGGGGACTACCCATCATACACGAGTCAGAATCAAGGTTTTTTCATGCCTTATGATCCCATCAACTGTCAAACAAACAGTAGAATGTGGAATGGAAACTACAGAGCTAAACCACGGGGAAATTTCACCAGAAATGGTGTGTTTGAGGCAACTAATGAGTTACCTCGTGGTCCCCGTGCCAACGGTAGAAGTGTCCCTTCAAAACCATCTGCTGAGGAGGATCAGCTTGTGCCAGCTGTTCAGAGGGAGAAGTATAACAAGGAGGATTTTAAGACTCAGTATGACAATGCAAAATTTTACATTATCAAGTCATACAGTGAAGATGATATCCACAAGTGTGTCAAATATGATGTGTGGTCAAGTACTCCAAATGGAAACAAGAAATTGGACACTGCCTTTGTTGAATCTGAGGCTAAAGCAAGTGGAACTGGTTCAAGCTGTCCAGTGTTCCTCTTCTTTTCT GTAAATGGAAGTGGACAGTTTTTAGGTGTAGCTGAGATGGTTGGGCAGGTTGACTTCAACAGAAACATGGACTTTTGGCAGCTTGATAAGTGGAGTGGGTTCTTCCCACTGAAGTGGCACATAGTTAAAGATGTACCAAATACACAGTTCAGGCACATCATCCTTGAAAACAATGATAATAGACCTGTAACCTATAGCAGAGATACACAGGAG ATTGGATTGAAGGAAGGTTTGGAAATGCTTAACATACTTAAGAATTACTCAGAGAAGACATCTATATTGGATGATTTCAATTTCTATGAGAAGCGTGAGAAAGTGCTCAAGGCTAAAAGGAGTTCAAAACCAGTTATTCAAGCTGATGCATACGAGAAAGCTGATTCTCTT AAGCAATTCAAAGGAGGAGACAAGGTACTCGAGGAGGAGCTGAAGACCAACTCTACTGATCCAACTGCACCTTTGGTTTCTCTCACCAAAAACCTATCGATTAATTCAAGGCCATTCAAAAGTAGTGTCTGA
- the LOC101268321 gene encoding bromodomain-containing factor 1, protein MKRRRGSKKGKSKKLRTTGTSEGASNNGSMNSETSSGTEDIDNDGVNSGVEAETPSSTGTAQPEKPVIVYSGVPRDKPPGLAVYGRMKVKLKTKKTLDTQLNSSEVATHSDTDKSSQQAGPEKQVVSNEKMEDSANSLPEANVTTPGIVLKKPGGIKIKSSKGFSSSMSPCSNVEIVKEEKSKKQEPELLHRDLRLNKQELDTALEVIRKIMKMDAAEPFNTPVDPIALGIPDYFDVITTPMDFGTICSNLESGGKYMNSEDVYKDVQYIWENCYKYNNKGDYVMELMKRVKKNFAKYWTAAGLYTDHLQSAESSQIKETTPSSHGKEVTKSGSLTHKHNKRLQGLKKHKEGCLCAICVMIRRRQEREEITRSLDDQCEASDDYPDGMKPEETSPVESREYTSSNVENSPETDVDTIMQEKGAERKLSENQDALCEKLGEEMRSEMGIQSKRTGVTSEHLQSGYTSLDEHKAHDQKQNGEPGRELLNDGGKENLQHGNENAVTGLQRPKELQDKYKKAKMWENLRYLENTTAMDLSRVLFADDQRSVWNGPHSLVKRGGSTTRKSSIRSAISMLMK, encoded by the exons ATGAAACGCCGTCGTGGAAGCAAAAAAGGTAAATCAAAGAAGCTTCGGACAACAGGTACAAGTGAGGGAGCATCTAATAATGGTAGCATGAATTCAGAAACTAGTTCTGGTACTGAAGATATCGACAATGATGGAGTTAACTCTGGCGTTGAGGCTGAGACACCATCCTCTACCGGAACTGCTCAACCGGAGAAACCTGTGATTGTTTATTCTGGTGTGCCAAGGGACAAACCTCCAGGTTTAGCAGTTTATGGACGTATGAAAGtaaaactcaaaacaaaaaaaacactaGACACTCAGCTCAATTCTTCAGAAGTAGCTACTCATAGTGATACTGATAAAAGTAGCCAGCAAGCTGGTCCAGAGAAACAGGTTGTCTCAAATGAGAAAATGGAAGACAGTGCAAACTCATTGCCTGAGGCTAATGTAACTACCCCAGGAATTGTGCTAAAAAAACCTGGAGGCATAAAGATCAAGTCTTCAAAGGGCTTTTCTTCAAGCATGAGCCCTTGTAGTAATGTTGAAATAGTGAAGGAAGAGAAGTCAAAAAAACAAGAGCCTGAGTTACTTCACCGTGATTTGAGATTAAACAAGCAAGAACTAGACACTGCTTTGGAG GttataagaaaaattatgaaaatggatGCTGCAGAGCCCTTCAATACTCCAGTCGATCCTATTGCTCTTGGAATTCCT GATTATTTTGATGTCATAACTACACCTATGGATTTCGGGACAATATGCAGTAATCTGGAAAGTGGTGGCAAATACATGAATTCCGAGGACGTCTATAAGGATGTGCAGTATATATGGGAAAACTGctacaagtataataataaaggtgattatgttatggAGCTCATGAAGCGGGTGAAAAAGAATTTCGCGAAGTACTGGACAGCAGCTGGCTTATATACTGATCATCTGCAAA GTGCCGAAAGCAGTCAAATTAAGGAGACTACACCTTCAAGTCATGGAAAGGAAGTTACAAAAAGTGGTTCTTTAACTCACAAACACAACAAAAGGCTTCAAGG GCTCAAGAAGCACAAAGAAGGCTGCCTTTGTGCTATATGTGTGATGATACGGCGCAGGCAGGAGCGGGAGGAGATCACCCGGTCCTTGGATGACCAATGCGAGGCTAGTGATGATTATCCAGATGGCATGAAGCCTGAG GAAACTTCACCTGTAGAAAGTCGAGAATACACCTCATCAAATGTGGAGAATTCACCAGAGACAGATGTTGACACCATTATGCAAGAAAAAGGAGCAGAGAGAAAGTTGTCTGAAAATCAGGACGCTTTATGTGAGAAGCTAGGGGAAGAGATGAGGAGTGAAATGGGAATCCAAAGTAAAAGAACGGGGGTCACTTCTGAGCATTTGCAGTCAGGTTATACATCTTTAGATGAGCACAAAGCACATGATCAGAAGCAAAATGGGGAGCCAGGTCGAGAATTGCTGAATGACGGTGGAAAAGAAAATCTGCAGCATGGGAATGAAAATGCTGTAACTGGGCTGCAGAGGCCAAAG GAATTGCAAGACAAGTACAAGAAGGCCAAGATGTGGGAGAACTTGCGTTATCTTGAAAATACAACAGCTATGGATTTATCTCGAGTTCTGTTTGCTGATGATCAAAGATCTGTCTGGAATGGACCACATTCACTGGTTAAGCGTGGGGGTTCCACCACTCGCAAGAGCTCCATTCGTTCAGCTATTTCCATGCTGATGAAGTAG